In the genome of Kitasatospora cathayae, one region contains:
- a CDS encoding GNAT family N-acetyltransferase: MGKNIDDTAVETVNGVQLRAVSVGEVEEWNRALNLGFLRPHAGIEPELPRRRWQPGRMLGCFDGGRQIATFRSSDVELTVPGGAVVQADAITNVTVSATHRRRGLLSAMMRRDLASAAERGCAVAILVAAEYNIYGRFGFGPATWGCGWRIDLARTRGLRESLPGVPGVPGGRIDFVTLAEQRELGAELYDRWRLTQPGAIARDGIWWERNTNQLRIPGEDFKEPFTAVHRDADGRVTGLVVYRIDNKWDGAYPDATLTVDDFIALDLPTAVELWRLVLSVDWVRKVVVDSVAPDDPLPLLLQDPRAATPHEANGDLMWLRLLDVEAAFGARRYGAAGRVVLEVEDRLGYASGRFAIEVAGDGTGRCTRTTDDADLALDVSELGSLYLGSETAPRLAAAGLLTEVRPGAAAAADLLLRTPLRAWTPTEF, translated from the coding sequence GCGAGGTGGAGGAGTGGAACCGGGCGCTCAACCTCGGCTTCCTGCGCCCGCACGCGGGCATCGAGCCGGAGCTGCCGCGCCGGAGGTGGCAGCCGGGCCGGATGCTGGGCTGCTTCGACGGCGGCCGCCAGATCGCCACCTTCCGCAGCTCCGACGTCGAACTGACCGTCCCGGGCGGGGCCGTCGTGCAGGCGGACGCGATCACCAACGTCACGGTCAGCGCCACCCACCGCCGGCGCGGCCTGCTCAGCGCGATGATGCGGCGGGACCTCGCCTCCGCCGCCGAGCGCGGCTGCGCGGTCGCCATCCTGGTCGCCGCCGAGTACAACATCTACGGCCGCTTCGGCTTCGGCCCGGCCACCTGGGGCTGCGGCTGGCGGATCGACCTGGCGCGCACCCGCGGTCTGCGCGAGAGTCTGCCCGGCGTGCCCGGCGTGCCCGGCGGCCGGATCGACTTCGTGACCCTGGCGGAGCAGCGCGAGCTCGGTGCCGAGCTGTACGACCGCTGGCGGCTCACCCAGCCGGGCGCGATCGCCCGGGACGGGATCTGGTGGGAGCGCAACACCAACCAGCTCCGGATTCCGGGCGAGGACTTCAAGGAGCCGTTCACCGCCGTCCACCGGGACGCCGACGGCCGGGTCACCGGTCTGGTGGTCTACCGGATCGACAACAAGTGGGACGGCGCCTATCCCGACGCCACGCTCACCGTGGACGACTTCATCGCCCTCGACCTGCCCACCGCCGTCGAGCTGTGGCGCCTGGTGCTGTCCGTCGACTGGGTGCGCAAGGTCGTGGTGGACAGCGTCGCCCCGGACGACCCGCTGCCGCTGCTGCTCCAGGACCCGCGCGCGGCCACCCCGCACGAGGCGAACGGCGACCTGATGTGGCTGCGGCTGCTGGACGTCGAGGCCGCCTTCGGTGCCCGGAGGTACGGCGCCGCGGGCCGGGTGGTGCTGGAGGTCGAGGACCGACTCGGCTACGCCTCCGGCCGCTTCGCGATCGAGGTCGCCGGGGACGGCACCGGCCGCTGCACCCGCACCACCGACGACGCCGATCTCGCCCTGGACGTCTCCGAGTTGGGCTCGCTCTACCTGGGCTCCGAGACGGCCCCGAGGCTGGCCGCGGCCGGACTGCTCACCGAAGTGCGCCCGGGCGCGGCGGCCGCCGCCGACCTGCTGCTGCGCACTCCGCTGCGGGCTTGGACACCGACCGAGTTCTGA
- a CDS encoding TetR/AcrR family transcriptional regulator: MDDLAATNRTDDEKGAADTPAAPGTDGGPMPGGRAQPKTDKSEATRALILETAMRLFQERGYEKTTMRAIATEAGVSVGNAYYYFSAKEFLIQGFYDRMTHDHAADARQRMAHTRDFAERLRIALTSWLDTAAPYHEFAAQFFRTAADPTSSLSPFSNESHPARTTAVELFRDVLQGSDLAPKLDAELVELLPDVLWLNLMVVVLYWVFDRTEDTERTREFVRRSTPMAARLINLSRYRVFRPIVRDAKGLIQDFILPTIGKTAVK; the protein is encoded by the coding sequence GTGGACGACCTGGCAGCGACGAACCGAACGGACGACGAGAAGGGTGCGGCCGACACCCCGGCCGCACCCGGCACCGACGGCGGGCCCATGCCCGGCGGCCGGGCCCAGCCCAAGACCGACAAGAGCGAGGCGACCCGGGCGCTGATCCTGGAGACGGCCATGCGGCTGTTCCAGGAACGGGGTTACGAGAAGACCACCATGCGCGCCATCGCCACCGAGGCGGGCGTGTCGGTCGGCAACGCCTACTACTACTTCTCGGCGAAGGAATTCCTGATCCAGGGGTTCTACGACCGGATGACCCACGACCACGCGGCCGACGCCAGGCAGCGCATGGCCCACACCCGGGACTTCGCCGAGCGGTTGCGGATCGCGCTGACCTCCTGGCTCGACACGGCGGCGCCGTACCACGAGTTCGCCGCCCAGTTCTTCCGCACCGCGGCCGACCCGACCAGCTCGCTGAGCCCGTTCTCCAACGAGTCCCACCCGGCCCGGACGACGGCCGTCGAGCTGTTCCGCGACGTCCTGCAGGGCTCCGACCTGGCGCCGAAGCTGGACGCCGAACTGGTCGAGCTGCTGCCCGACGTGCTCTGGCTGAACCTGATGGTCGTGGTGCTCTACTGGGTCTTCGACCGGACCGAGGACACCGAGCGGACCAGGGAGTTCGTCCGGCGCTCGACGCCGATGGCCGCCCGGCTGATCAACCTGTCGCGCTACCGGGTGTTCCGGCCGATCGTGCGGGACGCCAAGGGGCTGATCCAGGACTTCATCCTGCCCACGATCGGCAAGACGGCAGTCAAGTAG
- a CDS encoding GNAT family N-acetyltransferase, with protein sequence MTGSGRITIRHGGEQDAVRIADLHTESWCASYRGSVPDEALGDGLAAQRRELWELRLTVDYGTPENTPVLLIAERAGEPAGFVYLVPQPDGGVLVDNLHVRPGLTGGGIGRELLAAARAEVAERHPGAELSLEVLRANTRAIAFYEREGGVRIRAQEGVFPGGYVLPEYVYAWPAGPGPVPGAAVGRSTEPSQSTS encoded by the coding sequence ATGACCGGATCAGGGCGGATCACCATTCGGCACGGCGGAGAACAGGACGCCGTGCGCATCGCGGACCTGCACACCGAGAGCTGGTGCGCCAGTTACCGCGGGAGCGTCCCCGACGAAGCGCTCGGGGACGGGCTGGCCGCCCAGCGGCGTGAGCTGTGGGAGCTGCGCCTGACGGTCGACTACGGGACGCCGGAGAACACGCCCGTGTTGCTGATCGCCGAACGGGCCGGAGAGCCGGCCGGGTTCGTCTACCTGGTGCCGCAGCCCGACGGCGGGGTGCTGGTGGACAACCTGCACGTCCGCCCGGGCCTCACGGGCGGAGGCATCGGCCGGGAACTGCTGGCCGCGGCCCGTGCCGAGGTCGCCGAACGGCACCCCGGCGCGGAGCTGTCCCTGGAGGTGCTGCGCGCCAACACCCGCGCGATCGCCTTCTACGAGCGCGAGGGCGGTGTGCGGATCAGGGCGCAGGAGGGCGTTTTCCCGGGCGGGTACGTGCTGCCCGAGTACGTGTACGCCTGGCCGGCCGGGCCGGGGCCAGTGCCCGGGGCGGCGGTCGGTCGGTCGACCGAGCCGAGTCAGTCGACGTCGTAG
- a CDS encoding macro domain-containing protein yields the protein MAEITYVRGDATTPRGKGVKVIAHVCNDLGGWGKGFVLALSRRWPEPEAAFRRWHRERAKNDFGLGALQLVQVEPYVWVANMVGQRGIRTGRSTGVPVRYEALDTALAALGGHALELGASVHMPRIGCGLAGGRWSKVEPLVAARLTARGVPVTVYDVD from the coding sequence ATGGCGGAAATCACCTACGTCCGAGGCGATGCCACCACGCCCCGCGGCAAGGGCGTGAAGGTGATCGCGCACGTCTGCAACGATCTCGGCGGCTGGGGGAAGGGCTTCGTGCTCGCGCTCTCCAGACGCTGGCCCGAACCCGAGGCCGCGTTCCGACGCTGGCACCGGGAGCGGGCGAAGAACGACTTCGGCCTCGGCGCCCTGCAGCTGGTGCAGGTCGAGCCGTACGTCTGGGTGGCCAACATGGTCGGCCAGCGCGGCATCCGGACCGGGCGCTCCACCGGAGTGCCGGTGCGGTACGAGGCCCTCGACACCGCGCTGGCCGCCCTCGGCGGGCACGCGCTCGAGCTCGGCGCCTCCGTCCACATGCCGCGGATCGGCTGCGGACTGGCGGGCGGGCGCTGGTCGAAGGTCGAGCCGCTGGTGGCGGCCCGACTGACGGCGCGCGGCGTGCCGGTGACGGTCTACGACGTCGACTGA
- a CDS encoding MFS transporter encodes MPSRALLASYRRLFAAPGATAFTLAGLLGRLALSMNGVSLVVLLAERRGSYALAGTVSAAGLVTGAIGMPLLGRLVDRYGQSRVAVPAALYNAVPLVALLLCVRLGAPDWTLYACWAACAAAPNLGGMARARWAHLYRDDPAARHLANSFEQALDELCFMAGPVLAMLLCTTLAPEAGLLAAGTLGATGALLFAAQRRTEPPLPARESTGRRHGSPLRVPGLRVLVLTFLATGMVFGATEITTVAYADALGHKAAAGALLGLVAAGSCVAGLLFGLLTPRRTPGTRFLVGAAAMAGVLLLPLAAGLGGAGLAVLGVVLFLAGTATAPTMVTGMTLVQELLPQRQFNEGMAVAVSGIVVGISAGAALAGTVAEHAAPGTGYALPAGAAALALLIALTGRRHLRAGAAAGARENVEPIVSGSV; translated from the coding sequence TTGCCCTCGCGCGCCCTCCTCGCCTCCTACCGCCGGCTGTTCGCGGCCCCCGGCGCCACCGCCTTCACCCTGGCCGGGCTGCTCGGCCGGCTCGCGCTGTCGATGAACGGCGTCTCGCTGGTGGTGCTGCTCGCCGAACGGCGCGGCTCCTACGCGCTGGCCGGGACGGTCTCGGCGGCCGGCCTGGTCACCGGCGCGATCGGGATGCCGCTGCTCGGGCGCCTGGTGGACCGGTACGGGCAGTCGCGGGTCGCGGTGCCGGCCGCGCTGTACAACGCCGTGCCGCTGGTCGCCCTGCTGCTCTGCGTCCGGCTCGGCGCTCCGGACTGGACCCTGTACGCCTGCTGGGCCGCCTGCGCGGCCGCGCCCAACCTCGGCGGCATGGCCCGGGCCCGCTGGGCGCACCTGTACCGGGACGACCCGGCCGCCCGGCACCTGGCCAACTCCTTCGAACAGGCGCTGGACGAACTCTGCTTCATGGCCGGTCCGGTGCTCGCGATGCTGCTCTGCACCACGCTCGCCCCGGAGGCCGGGCTGCTCGCCGCCGGCACCCTCGGCGCCACCGGCGCGCTGCTGTTCGCCGCCCAGCGGCGGACCGAACCGCCGCTGCCGGCGAGGGAGTCGACCGGCCGGCGGCACGGCTCCCCGCTGCGGGTGCCCGGACTGCGGGTGCTGGTGCTGACCTTCCTCGCCACCGGCATGGTCTTCGGCGCGACCGAGATCACCACGGTCGCCTACGCCGACGCGCTCGGCCACAAGGCCGCCGCCGGTGCGCTGCTGGGCCTGGTCGCGGCCGGTTCCTGCGTGGCGGGGCTGCTGTTCGGGCTGCTGACCCCGCGTCGGACGCCCGGGACGCGCTTCCTGGTCGGCGCGGCGGCGATGGCCGGGGTCCTGCTGCTGCCGCTCGCCGCCGGGCTCGGCGGGGCCGGGCTCGCGGTGCTCGGGGTGGTGCTGTTCCTGGCCGGCACGGCCACCGCGCCGACCATGGTGACCGGCATGACGCTGGTCCAGGAGCTGCTGCCGCAGCGGCAGTTCAACGAGGGCATGGCGGTGGCGGTGTCCGGCATCGTGGTCGGCATCTCGGCCGGGGCGGCGCTCGCCGGCACGGTCGCCGAACACGCCGCGCCCGGCACCGGCTACGCCCTGCCCGCCGGGGCCGCCGCACTCGCCCTGCTGATCGCGCTGACCGGGCGGCGCCACCTGCGCGCCGGGGCCGCGGCCGGGGCGCGGGAAAATGTCGAGCCGATTGTCAGTGGCTCCGTCTAA
- a CDS encoding LysR family transcriptional regulator — MPRDLHPRLLRGFVATAETLHFGRAAERLYVAQQALSRDVRTLEGLLGDALFARTTRSVELTPAGRRLLPKARRLLALHDEILAEAGTGAGAAARPLLLDLNSDVTGPDLTADRVLQRARAAWPEGELLARFHGGLAAAATELLAHRLDASFGRFAGLPGPVRGQLAQLPVRLERISVMMADTHALAGRRALVLADLAGHPVDICAGNPATTEWAELGARLLREHGLTAAEPYVPPVGLDETARYLARHGDPMLTTVGGPRIPGAVNVPLVEPVPLCLVSLVHRPGERHPGLRALAAAAGELGAAEGWLSRPAGSWLPAADAALVAAGQNTAPASGG; from the coding sequence ATGCCCCGTGACCTGCACCCCCGTCTGCTCCGCGGCTTCGTCGCGACCGCCGAGACCCTGCACTTCGGCCGGGCCGCCGAGCGGCTGTACGTCGCCCAGCAGGCACTCAGCCGGGACGTCCGCACCCTGGAGGGTCTGCTCGGCGACGCGCTGTTCGCCCGCACCACCCGCAGCGTCGAGCTCACCCCGGCCGGGCGCCGGCTGCTGCCGAAGGCGCGCCGGCTGCTCGCGCTGCACGACGAGATCCTGGCCGAGGCCGGCACCGGCGCCGGTGCCGCCGCCCGGCCGCTGCTGCTCGACCTCAACAGCGACGTCACCGGCCCGGACCTCACCGCCGACCGGGTGCTCCAACGGGCCCGCGCCGCCTGGCCGGAGGGCGAGCTGCTGGCCCGCTTCCACGGCGGCCTGGCCGCGGCCGCCACCGAACTGCTGGCGCACCGGCTGGATGCCTCGTTCGGCCGCTTCGCCGGTCTGCCCGGCCCGGTTCGCGGCCAACTCGCCCAGCTCCCGGTGCGGTTGGAGCGGATCTCGGTGATGATGGCGGACACCCACGCGCTGGCCGGGCGGCGGGCGCTGGTGCTGGCCGACCTGGCCGGGCACCCCGTCGACATCTGCGCGGGCAACCCGGCGACCACCGAGTGGGCCGAGCTCGGCGCCCGGTTGCTGCGCGAGCACGGTCTGACCGCGGCCGAGCCGTACGTCCCCCCGGTGGGCCTGGACGAGACCGCCCGCTACCTGGCCCGGCACGGCGATCCGATGCTGACCACGGTGGGCGGGCCGAGGATTCCGGGGGCGGTGAACGTGCCGCTGGTGGAGCCGGTGCCGCTGTGCCTGGTCAGCCTGGTGCACCGGCCCGGCGAGCGTCACCCCGGGCTGCGGGCGCTGGCCGCCGCGGCGGGTGAACTCGGCGCGGCCGAGGGCTGGTTGAGCCGCCCGGCGGGCAGTTGGCTGCCCGCGGCGGACGCGGCGCTGGTCGCCGCCGGGCAGAACACCGCCCCTGCCTCGGGGGGATAG
- a CDS encoding YceI family protein, whose protein sequence is MGLFNRTKTTTATPTAVQTPAGPDLSHLTGDWTVDAMHSEIGFSVRHAMVTNVKGRFTEYDGKLHLDGATPGNSSADLVIKVASIDTNQAQRDEHLRTGDFFAAETYPEIRFRSTSTEAVGADSYRMNGELTIKDTTRPVVLNLEYTGSATDAYGAERVGFEGKAVVDRTDFGLTYNAALETGGVLIGEKVKLSFDISAVKAA, encoded by the coding sequence ATGGGCCTGTTCAACCGCACCAAGACCACCACCGCCACCCCCACCGCCGTGCAGACCCCGGCCGGCCCGGACCTGTCGCACCTGACCGGCGACTGGACCGTGGACGCCATGCACAGCGAGATCGGCTTCTCGGTCCGCCACGCGATGGTCACCAACGTCAAGGGCCGCTTCACCGAGTACGACGGCAAGCTGCACCTGGACGGCGCCACGCCGGGCAACTCCTCGGCCGACCTGGTGATCAAGGTCGCCAGCATCGACACCAACCAGGCCCAGCGCGACGAGCACCTGCGCACCGGCGACTTCTTCGCCGCCGAGACCTACCCCGAGATCCGCTTCCGCAGCACCTCCACCGAGGCGGTCGGCGCGGACTCCTACCGGATGAACGGCGAGCTCACCATCAAGGACACCACCCGCCCGGTCGTCCTGAACCTCGAGTACACCGGCAGCGCCACCGACGCCTACGGCGCCGAGCGGGTCGGCTTCGAGGGCAAGGCCGTCGTGGACCGCACCGACTTCGGCCTGACCTACAACGCGGCCCTGGAGACCGGCGGCGTGCTGATCGGAGAGAAGGTCAAGCTCAGCTTCGACATCTCCGCCGTCAAGGCGGCCTGA
- a CDS encoding DEAD/DEAH box helicase yields MFVLHALWRADGRLALWAEDARAHPGPAEARPDRPDRPAPRAHPYACPAGTLAAVLGGIGPGLGWLAGQAPERWATLLLPTVGALPAPSPDLPVTPPRGGAVLTPWRVPALLFDAGAAAQLLGEVHDPHWAVTDTDLPGTGRVEVVYGPSLRWLTGVHDLAWRAVGRGRVLPLPVLTDGRPQARWRPDPTPAGRREAAELAAGCPPVLLGEWPTGAGTGEVLLDAALGALVDAEARAALADTPFPDPGASAAARWLHALASPSGEVDAPPGDVAELHHRITDWYATADPADPALRLCFRLVEPLGPADDDPEGRPSDDAWQLEFLLQAVDEPSLLVRAADLHEGGAAHAALARRTTCAAPAGEPADPTEVLVAELTRAAHRWPVLDGLRHRSRPCALTLDRSGALEFLRTAAPALAEAGFGVLLPAWWRRRPRLGLALRATTPPAPGTLAATSQVDRDAVVAFHWQAALGPDGTSLTERELAELAAAKQGLVRVRGTWLEADPAQIAAALAFLTEQRDGLLATADLLRLALDPEATVAGLPVTGVRVDGPLGDLLAGGADAVPEDPPLPSDFRAELRPYQRRGLAWLKTMSGLGLGAVLADDMGLGKTVQTLALLAAEKAAEDDDAAAPTLLVCPMSLVGNWQRETERFAPGLRRHVHHGSDRLGAEQLADAVRGVDLVITTYGLVQRDLAALRAIRWRRVVADEAQHIKNTGTAQSRAIRALPVSRHRIALTGTPVENRLAELHAVLDFANPGLLGPAERFKERYAIPVEVHRNPERTAELRRRTAPFVLRRLKTDPAVAAELPAKQEMTVWCNLTAEQAGLYQAVVADLLQRVEGIRGVERRGTVLAAIGKLKQVCNHPAQLLHDGSPLGERSGKVARLAELLEEALAEGDRTLVFTQYAEFGTMLRPYLERRLGEEVLYLHGGVPRARREELVRRFQSTDGPRVFLLSLRAGGTGLNLTAANQVIHLDRWWNPAVEEQATDRAFRIGQRRDVQVRRLVCVGTVEERIDELLATKRSLAETVMAEGERWLTDLPVEELRELVALTREDAVAEEDA; encoded by the coding sequence ATGTTCGTCCTGCACGCGCTCTGGCGGGCGGACGGGCGGCTGGCCCTCTGGGCCGAGGACGCCCGCGCCCACCCCGGCCCCGCCGAAGCCCGGCCCGACCGGCCCGACCGGCCCGCCCCGCGCGCCCACCCCTACGCCTGTCCGGCCGGAACCCTGGCCGCCGTCCTCGGCGGCATCGGTCCCGGCCTCGGCTGGCTCGCCGGACAGGCCCCCGAACGCTGGGCCACCCTGCTGCTGCCCACCGTCGGCGCCCTGCCCGCCCCCTCGCCCGACCTGCCGGTCACCCCGCCGCGCGGCGGCGCCGTCCTCACCCCCTGGCGGGTGCCCGCGCTCCTCTTCGACGCCGGAGCCGCCGCCCAGCTGCTCGGCGAGGTCCACGACCCGCACTGGGCCGTCACCGACACCGACCTGCCCGGCACCGGCCGGGTCGAGGTGGTGTACGGCCCCTCGCTGCGCTGGCTCACCGGGGTGCACGACCTCGCCTGGCGGGCGGTCGGCCGGGGCCGGGTGCTGCCGCTGCCCGTCCTGACCGACGGCCGCCCACAGGCCCGCTGGCGGCCCGATCCCACCCCGGCCGGGCGTCGCGAGGCCGCCGAACTGGCGGCGGGCTGCCCGCCCGTCCTGCTCGGCGAGTGGCCCACCGGCGCCGGCACCGGCGAGGTGCTGCTGGACGCGGCCCTGGGCGCCCTGGTGGACGCCGAGGCCCGCGCCGCGCTGGCCGACACGCCCTTCCCCGACCCCGGCGCGTCGGCCGCCGCCCGCTGGCTGCACGCCCTCGCCAGCCCCTCCGGCGAGGTCGACGCCCCGCCCGGGGACGTCGCCGAGCTGCACCACCGGATCACCGACTGGTACGCCACCGCCGACCCCGCCGACCCGGCGCTGCGGCTCTGCTTCCGCCTGGTCGAACCGCTCGGCCCCGCCGACGACGACCCCGAGGGTCGCCCCTCCGACGACGCCTGGCAGCTGGAGTTCCTGCTCCAGGCCGTCGACGAACCCTCCCTGCTGGTCCGCGCCGCCGACCTGCACGAGGGCGGCGCCGCGCACGCCGCACTCGCCCGCAGGACCACGTGCGCCGCACCGGCCGGCGAGCCCGCCGACCCGACCGAGGTCCTGGTCGCCGAACTCACCCGCGCCGCCCACCGCTGGCCCGTCCTGGACGGGCTGCGCCACCGCTCCCGCCCGTGCGCCCTGACCCTCGACCGGTCCGGCGCCCTCGAGTTCCTGCGCACCGCCGCGCCCGCCCTCGCCGAGGCCGGCTTCGGCGTGCTGCTGCCCGCCTGGTGGCGCCGCCGCCCCCGGCTCGGGCTCGCCCTGCGCGCCACCACCCCGCCCGCGCCGGGCACCCTCGCCGCCACCAGCCAGGTGGACCGGGACGCCGTGGTCGCCTTCCACTGGCAGGCCGCGCTCGGCCCGGACGGCACCTCGCTCACCGAGCGGGAACTCGCCGAACTCGCCGCCGCCAAACAGGGGTTGGTTCGGGTCAGGGGCACCTGGCTGGAGGCCGACCCGGCGCAGATCGCCGCCGCGCTCGCCTTCCTCACCGAACAGCGCGACGGCCTGCTGGCCACCGCCGACCTGCTGCGGCTCGCCCTCGACCCCGAGGCGACGGTCGCCGGGCTGCCGGTCACCGGCGTCCGGGTGGACGGTCCGCTCGGCGACCTGCTCGCCGGTGGCGCCGATGCCGTTCCCGAGGATCCGCCGCTCCCATCGGACTTCCGGGCCGAGCTGCGCCCCTACCAGCGGCGCGGACTCGCCTGGCTGAAGACCATGTCCGGCCTCGGCCTCGGCGCCGTCCTGGCCGACGACATGGGCCTCGGCAAGACCGTCCAGACCCTCGCCCTGCTCGCCGCCGAAAAGGCCGCCGAGGACGACGACGCCGCCGCCCCCACCCTCCTGGTCTGCCCGATGTCCCTGGTCGGCAACTGGCAGCGCGAGACCGAACGCTTCGCCCCCGGCCTGCGCCGCCACGTCCACCACGGCTCCGACCGCCTCGGTGCCGAGCAACTCGCCGACGCCGTCCGGGGAGTGGACCTGGTCATCACCACCTACGGACTGGTCCAGCGCGACCTCGCCGCGCTGCGCGCGATCCGCTGGCGCCGGGTGGTCGCCGACGAGGCGCAGCACATCAAGAACACCGGCACCGCCCAGTCCCGGGCGATCCGCGCGCTGCCCGTCAGCCGGCACCGGATCGCCCTGACCGGTACCCCGGTGGAGAACCGGCTCGCCGAGCTGCACGCCGTGCTGGACTTCGCCAACCCCGGCCTGCTCGGCCCGGCCGAGCGCTTCAAGGAGCGCTACGCGATCCCGGTCGAGGTGCACCGCAACCCCGAGCGCACCGCCGAACTCCGGCGCCGCACCGCCCCGTTCGTGCTGCGCCGGCTCAAGACGGATCCCGCGGTGGCGGCCGAGCTGCCCGCCAAGCAGGAGATGACCGTCTGGTGCAACCTCACCGCCGAACAGGCCGGCCTCTACCAGGCGGTGGTCGCCGACCTGCTGCAGCGGGTCGAGGGCATCCGGGGCGTGGAGCGGCGTGGCACGGTGCTGGCGGCGATCGGCAAGCTCAAGCAGGTCTGCAACCATCCGGCCCAACTGCTGCACGACGGTTCGCCGTTGGGTGAGCGCTCGGGCAAGGTCGCCCGGCTCGCCGAGCTGCTGGAGGAGGCGCTGGCCGAGGGCGACCGCACGCTGGTCTTCACCCAGTACGCGGAGTTCGGCACGATGCTCCGCCCGTACCTGGAGCGCCGGCTCGGCGAGGAGGTGCTGTACCTGCACGGCGGCGTCCCGCGCGCCCGCCGCGAGGAGCTCGTCCGGCGCTTCCAATCCACCGACGGGCCGAGGGTGTTCCTGCTCTCGCTGCGGGCCGGCGGCACCGGACTCAACCTGACCGCCGCCAACCAGGTGATCCACCTCGACCGTTGGTGGAACCCGGCGGTCGAGGAGCAGGCCACCGACCGCGCCTTCCGGATCGGCCAGCGCCGCGACGTCCAGGTCCGCCGGCTGGTCTGCGTCGGCACCGTCGAGGAGCGGATCGACGAACTCCTCGCCACCAAGCGCTCGTTGGCCGAGACGGTGATGGCGGAGGGTGAGCGCTGGCTCACCGACCTGCCGGTCGAGGAACTGCGCGAACTGGTCGCCCTCACCCGCGAGGACGCCGTCGCCGAGGAGGACGCGTGA
- a CDS encoding RNA polymerase sigma-70 factor, with translation MTNTPDTRLADFEQHRRTVFGIAYRMLGSVADAEDLVQDTWLRWSQVTGPVASPGGYLARTVTNLALNRLDSAAVRRESYVGPWLPEPLVSEPDATDGVERAETVSLALLVVLESLSPLERAVFVLKEAFGFSYQEIAEALDRTEAACRQVGSRARAHVRARRPRYDAPPELRRRATDEFLAACVGGDLNRVLALLAPDVTTWSDGGGVITAAVRPVTGADNVARFLLGLLGKLGEGVGARPVLVNGEPGLVITVNGTLDSVSVLDFTEGPEGRPLVSAIRAVRNPHKLAHLANPA, from the coding sequence GTGACCAACACCCCCGACACCCGGCTCGCCGACTTCGAACAGCACCGGCGGACGGTCTTCGGCATCGCCTACCGGATGCTCGGCAGCGTCGCCGACGCCGAGGATCTGGTCCAGGACACCTGGCTGCGCTGGAGCCAGGTCACCGGCCCGGTCGCCAGCCCCGGCGGCTACCTGGCCCGTACGGTCACCAACCTCGCCCTCAACCGCCTCGACTCGGCCGCCGTCCGCCGCGAGTCCTACGTCGGCCCCTGGCTGCCCGAGCCGCTGGTCAGCGAGCCGGACGCGACCGACGGCGTCGAGCGCGCCGAGACCGTCTCGCTCGCCCTGCTGGTGGTGCTGGAGAGCCTCTCCCCGCTGGAGCGGGCGGTGTTCGTCCTCAAGGAGGCCTTCGGCTTCTCCTACCAGGAGATCGCCGAGGCGCTGGACCGCACCGAGGCCGCCTGCCGCCAGGTCGGCAGCCGGGCCAGGGCGCACGTACGGGCCCGGCGCCCCCGATACGACGCCCCGCCGGAGCTGCGCCGCCGGGCCACCGACGAGTTCCTGGCGGCCTGCGTCGGCGGCGACCTCAACCGGGTGCTCGCCCTGCTCGCCCCCGACGTCACCACCTGGAGCGACGGCGGCGGCGTGATCACCGCGGCGGTGCGGCCGGTCACCGGCGCCGACAACGTCGCCCGCTTCCTGCTCGGCCTGCTCGGCAAGCTGGGCGAGGGCGTGGGCGCCCGCCCGGTCCTGGTCAACGGCGAGCCCGGCCTGGTGATCACCGTCAACGGCACTCTCGACTCCGTCTCGGTCCTCGACTTCACCGAGGGCCCCGAAGGCCGACCCCTGGTCTCCGCGATCCGCGCCGTCCGCAACCCGCACAAGCTCGCCCACCTCGCCAACCCGGCTTGA